A stretch of DNA from Neomonachus schauinslandi unplaced genomic scaffold, ASM220157v2 HiC_scaffold_2622, whole genome shotgun sequence:
GCCGCCAGCAGGTGGTGAGACGGTGCGGGAGAGCGTCCTCAGGGCAGTGACGGGGAGGAGGGTGCGGGGTGAAAACTAGCGGGCCAGGGAGGGAGCAGGCGGCAGGCGTACCCCCCTCCCCGTGGGATggggggaggcagcaggcagGGCCACGGGCAGAGGGGACTGGCCGCAGTGGGGACTGACAGGCGGGAGCGGTGGCGGGGCGGGGACCGCCGtcgggagggggggggaaggcgGCGGTCCCTGAGCGCGactcccccctccacctccccccctccccgtgcCGGCAGGTGGGGCTCCCCGAGGACACGGTGAAGCGCTGCGTGCAGCAGCTGGGCCTGGCGCTGGACTTCATGCACGGGCGGCAGCTGGTGCACCGAGACATCAAGCCCGAGAACGTGCTGCTGTTCGACCGCGAGTGCCGCCGCGTGAAGCTGGCCGACTTCGGCATGACGCGCCGCGTGGGCTGCCGCGTGAAGCGGGTCAGCGGCACCATCCCGTACACGGCGCCCGAGGTGTGCCAGGCGGGCCGCGCCGACGGCTTCGCGGTGGACACGGGCGTGGACGTGTGGGCCTTCGGCGTGCTCATCTTCTGCGTGCTCACCGGCAACTTCCCGTGGGAGGCGGCGTCGGGCGCGGACGCCTTCTTCGAGGAGTTCGTGCGCTGGCAGCGGGGCCGCCTGCCGGGGCTGCCGTCGCAGTGGCGTCGCTTCACCGAGCCCGCGCTGCGCATGTTCCAGCGCCTGCTGGCCCTGGAGCCCGAGCGCCGCGGGCCGGCCAAGGAGGTCTTCCGCTTCCTCAAGCACGAGCTCACGTCCGAGCTGCGGCGCCGGCCCTCGCACCGCGCGCGCAAGCCCGCCGGGGACCGCCCGCCCGCCGCCGGGCCGCTGCGCCTCGAGGCGCCCGCGCCGCTCAAGCGGACGCTGCTGACCGAGAGCG
This window harbors:
- the SBK1 gene encoding serine/threonine-protein kinase SBK1, translating into MSVGCPEPEPPRSLPCCGPGTAPGLGAGVPLLTEDMQALTLRTLAANDVTKHYELVRELGKGTYGKVDLVAYKGTGTKMALKFVNKSKTKLKNFLREVSITNSLSSSPFIIKVFDVVFETEDCYVFAQEYAPAGDLFDIIPPQVGLPEDTVKRCVQQLGLALDFMHGRQLVHRDIKPENVLLFDRECRRVKLADFGMTRRVGCRVKRVSGTIPYTAPEVCQAGRADGFAVDTGVDVWAFGVLIFCVLTGNFPWEAASGADAFFEEFVRWQRGRLPGLPSQWRRFTEPALRMFQRLLALEPERRGPAKEVFRFLKHELTSELRRRPSHRARKPAGDRPPAAGPLRLEAPAPLKRTLLTESGSGSR